The following are encoded together in the Actinoplanes sp. N902-109 genome:
- a CDS encoding DUF6350 family protein, whose amino-acid sequence MPTPPDRPAGRSAGSEDPIEAAEARPGSPADDAAPRPPSVEAGTGYNPSDEDFDIVRDTVAFSVRPSALPTPVSPAPAPPAAAAGGQATVRVKVGERPQHPTANRETVKLPSQRRSAESRRRAPLPVAAAFATIWAALLSYVPVAAVIGLARTLEGQGGLGGAAHAGLAGWLLGHGVPIGTSIGPLGLAPLLLTLLAGWRLNRAGLHVTRAIGARRSGSQRAALLVAGAIGVAYGSIGLLAALMIDSKGTNVAPLRAGLNLFLAGLIFSLIGSLRSTEALVVLARRIPQPLRHGLRTGVVAALLIVAAGAVFTGLSVAIGGKQAADMISAYRTGVAGQAGITLVSLAYGANAAVWAAAYLLGPGFALGTDSAVRLTELTVGPLPTLPLLAGLPNGPMGASGALLLAVPVLAAMLAGWLLTRRLMTVHHVVAGHLVDGRHPARTGDTPPAEPAWPLVLTSAVLAGPVAGIVLGTLSWLSSGPLGNGRMAQIGPVPWQVALVATAVVAVCACIGAAAGRAFRAPVHK is encoded by the coding sequence ATGCCGACACCACCCGACCGTCCCGCCGGTCGATCCGCCGGCTCGGAGGACCCCATCGAGGCCGCCGAGGCCCGTCCCGGATCGCCCGCGGACGATGCCGCCCCGCGCCCGCCTTCCGTCGAGGCGGGCACCGGATACAACCCCTCGGACGAGGACTTCGACATCGTCCGGGACACCGTTGCCTTCTCCGTGCGTCCCTCCGCGCTGCCCACACCCGTCTCGCCCGCACCCGCCCCGCCGGCCGCGGCCGCCGGCGGGCAGGCCACCGTGCGGGTCAAGGTCGGTGAACGGCCGCAGCACCCCACCGCCAACCGCGAGACCGTCAAACTCCCGAGCCAGCGCCGGTCGGCCGAGTCCCGGCGGCGCGCCCCCCTCCCGGTCGCTGCGGCCTTCGCGACGATCTGGGCCGCGCTGCTCTCGTACGTCCCGGTGGCCGCTGTCATCGGGCTGGCGCGCACGCTCGAGGGCCAGGGCGGCCTGGGCGGGGCCGCGCACGCCGGACTCGCCGGGTGGCTGCTCGGCCATGGTGTTCCGATCGGCACCTCGATCGGGCCGCTCGGACTGGCCCCGCTGCTGCTGACGTTGCTGGCCGGGTGGCGCCTCAACCGCGCCGGGCTGCACGTGACCCGCGCGATCGGGGCGCGGCGCAGCGGCTCACAGCGGGCCGCGCTGCTGGTGGCGGGGGCGATCGGGGTTGCGTACGGCAGCATCGGTCTGCTCGCCGCCCTCATGATCGACAGCAAGGGCACGAACGTCGCACCGCTGCGGGCCGGGCTCAACCTGTTCCTCGCCGGGCTGATCTTCTCGCTGATCGGCTCGCTGCGCAGCACCGAGGCGCTGGTCGTGCTGGCCCGGCGCATTCCCCAGCCGCTGCGGCACGGGCTGCGCACGGGCGTCGTCGCGGCGCTGCTCATCGTGGCGGCCGGGGCGGTGTTCACGGGCCTGTCCGTCGCGATCGGCGGCAAGCAGGCCGCGGACATGATCTCCGCCTACCGCACCGGGGTGGCCGGGCAGGCGGGCATCACGCTGGTCAGCCTGGCCTACGGGGCGAATGCGGCGGTCTGGGCGGCGGCCTATCTGCTGGGCCCCGGCTTCGCGCTGGGCACCGACTCGGCCGTGCGGCTCACCGAGCTCACCGTCGGACCGCTGCCGACGCTGCCGCTGCTGGCCGGTCTGCCCAACGGGCCGATGGGGGCGAGCGGTGCGCTGCTGCTCGCGGTGCCGGTGCTGGCGGCGATGCTGGCGGGCTGGCTGCTGACCCGGCGGCTGATGACCGTGCACCACGTCGTCGCCGGTCACCTGGTGGACGGCCGGCACCCGGCCCGCACCGGCGACACCCCACCGGCGGAACCGGCCTGGCCGCTCGTGCTGACCTCCGCCGTGCTGGCCGGGCCGGTGGCGGGCATCGTGCTCGGCACGCTGTCATGGTTGTCGTCCGGGCCGCTCGGCAACGGCCGGATGGCGCAGATCGGCCCGGTGCCGTGGCAGGTCGCGCTGGTGGCCACCGCGGTCGTCGCGGTCTGCGCCTGCATCGGTGCCGCGGCCGGCCGGGCTTTCCGCGCCCCCGTGCACAAGTAA
- a CDS encoding DUF4190 domain-containing protein, translated as MQPGQDDPNQQPPGSYPPPPPPYGAQQPFGQQQPFGQQQPFGEQQQPYGQQPYGGGPAAPQNTQGLVGMILGIAAIPLLCCAYLGLPVGIAGVIVSYLGLKKANAGLATNRSQAMAGLICGGIAVVLGIVGLIISLVAGSWNFSTYNNL; from the coding sequence ATGCAGCCCGGTCAGGACGACCCGAACCAGCAGCCGCCCGGTTCCTACCCGCCGCCCCCGCCGCCGTACGGCGCCCAGCAGCCGTTCGGGCAGCAGCAGCCGTTCGGGCAGCAGCAGCCGTTCGGTGAGCAGCAGCAGCCGTACGGGCAGCAGCCCTACGGCGGTGGCCCGGCCGCCCCGCAGAACACCCAGGGGCTCGTCGGCATGATCCTCGGCATCGCCGCGATCCCGTTGCTGTGCTGTGCCTACCTGGGGCTGCCGGTCGGCATCGCCGGCGTCATCGTCAGCTACCTCGGCCTCAAGAAGGCCAACGCCGGGCTGGCCACCAACCGCAGCCAGGCGATGGCCGGCTTGATCTGCGGCGGCATCGCGGTGGTGCTCGGCATCGTGGGCCTGATCATCTCGCTCGTGGCCGGCTCCTGGAACTTCTCCACCTACAACAACCTCTGA
- the purN gene encoding phosphoribosylglycinamide formyltransferase: MTDPAPSRLVVLVSGSGSNLQALLDAAADPAYGARVVAVGADRDGIAGLDRAAAAGVPTFVDSVKAYPTREDWDAALTAHVAEHQPDLVISAGFLKLVGKRFLDAFGDRYINTHNALLPAFPGIHGPRDALEYGVKLAGATLFFVDAGVDTGPIIAQVSVPVLDDDTEETLTERIKDAERRQLVEYVGRLVREGWTVTDRKVTIP; this comes from the coding sequence GTGACTGACCCCGCGCCATCCCGCCTGGTCGTCCTCGTCTCCGGCTCCGGCAGCAACTTGCAGGCCCTTCTCGACGCCGCGGCGGACCCCGCGTACGGCGCAAGGGTCGTCGCCGTCGGTGCGGACCGGGACGGCATCGCCGGGCTCGACCGAGCCGCGGCCGCCGGTGTGCCGACATTCGTGGACTCCGTGAAGGCATACCCCACCCGCGAGGACTGGGACGCCGCCCTCACCGCGCATGTCGCCGAGCACCAGCCCGACCTGGTCATCTCGGCCGGGTTCCTCAAGCTGGTCGGCAAACGGTTCCTGGACGCCTTCGGCGACCGGTACATCAACACCCACAATGCGCTGCTGCCGGCCTTCCCGGGCATCCACGGCCCGCGCGACGCCCTCGAGTACGGCGTGAAGCTCGCCGGCGCCACCCTGTTCTTCGTGGACGCGGGCGTCGACACCGGACCCATCATCGCCCAGGTCAGCGTGCCCGTGCTCGACGACGACACGGAGGAGACGCTGACCGAGCGCATCAAGGACGCTGAGCGCCGGCAACTCGTCGAGTACGTCGGCCGACTGGTCCGCGAAGGCTGGACCGTCACGGACAGGAAGGTCACCATCCCATGA
- the purH gene encoding bifunctional phosphoribosylaminoimidazolecarboxamide formyltransferase/IMP cyclohydrolase, whose translation MSDDGLRPIKRALLSVYDKTGLVELAQALHAAGVQIISTGSTASTVEGAGVPVTRVEELTGFPETLDGRVKTLHPKVHAGLLADLRLPAHEQQLAELGIEPFDLLVSNLYPFTQTVASGASVDECVEQIDIGGPAMVRAAAKNHPSVAVVTAVAAYPLVLDAVRNGGFTLTQRKALAARAFADIAEYDVAVANWCATVLSPAEWPEFTGVALKRESTLRYGENPHQQAALYVDPNAPAGLAQAQQLHGKEMSYNNYVDADAAWRSANDFTDPCVAIIKHANPCGIAIGADVAEAHRKAHACDPVSAFGGVIAVNREVTAELAKQLDGIFTEVIVAPSFAPDALAIFQEKKNLRVLVAPAWNPPPAEIKQVGGGMLVQSADRIDAAGDDPAGWTLATGPAASAEELRDLAFAWRAIRSVKSNAILLAHDGATVGVGMGQVNRVDSAHLAVNRAGADRAKGSVAASDAFFPFPDGLEVLIAAGVKAVVQPGGSIRDNQVIEAAEKAGMTVYLTGTRHFYH comes from the coding sequence ATGAGCGACGATGGCTTGCGCCCGATCAAGCGGGCGCTGCTGAGCGTGTACGACAAGACCGGCCTGGTCGAGCTCGCACAGGCGCTGCACGCCGCCGGGGTGCAGATCATCTCCACCGGTTCGACCGCGTCGACGGTCGAGGGCGCCGGTGTTCCGGTCACCCGGGTCGAGGAGCTCACCGGGTTCCCCGAGACGCTGGACGGCCGGGTCAAGACGTTGCACCCCAAGGTGCACGCGGGCCTGCTCGCCGACCTGCGGCTGCCCGCCCACGAGCAGCAGCTGGCCGAGCTCGGCATCGAGCCGTTCGACCTGCTGGTGAGCAATCTGTACCCGTTCACCCAGACGGTCGCGTCCGGCGCGAGTGTGGACGAGTGCGTCGAGCAGATCGACATCGGCGGTCCGGCCATGGTGCGCGCGGCGGCCAAGAACCACCCGTCGGTTGCGGTTGTCACGGCTGTGGCGGCGTACCCGCTGGTCCTGGACGCGGTGCGAAACGGTGGCTTCACGCTGACGCAGCGCAAGGCGCTGGCCGCTCGCGCGTTCGCCGACATCGCGGAATACGACGTGGCCGTGGCCAACTGGTGCGCGACCGTGCTGTCGCCCGCGGAGTGGCCCGAGTTCACCGGTGTGGCGCTCAAGCGCGAGAGCACCCTGCGCTACGGCGAGAACCCGCACCAGCAGGCGGCGCTGTACGTGGACCCGAACGCCCCGGCCGGGCTCGCGCAGGCGCAGCAGCTGCACGGCAAGGAGATGTCGTACAACAACTACGTCGACGCGGACGCCGCGTGGCGCAGCGCCAACGATTTCACCGACCCCTGTGTCGCGATCATCAAGCACGCCAACCCGTGTGGCATCGCGATCGGCGCGGACGTGGCCGAGGCGCACCGCAAGGCGCACGCCTGCGACCCGGTCTCCGCGTTCGGCGGGGTCATCGCCGTCAACCGCGAGGTCACCGCGGAGCTGGCGAAGCAGCTCGACGGCATCTTCACCGAGGTGATCGTCGCGCCGTCGTTCGCGCCGGACGCGCTCGCGATCTTCCAGGAGAAGAAGAACCTGCGCGTGCTGGTCGCCCCGGCCTGGAACCCGCCGCCGGCGGAGATCAAGCAGGTCGGCGGCGGGATGTTGGTGCAGTCGGCCGACCGCATCGACGCCGCGGGCGACGACCCGGCCGGCTGGACGCTTGCCACCGGTCCCGCGGCCTCCGCCGAGGAGCTGCGTGACCTCGCGTTCGCGTGGCGGGCGATCCGCTCGGTCAAGAGCAATGCGATCCTGCTGGCCCACGACGGCGCGACCGTCGGCGTCGGCATGGGCCAGGTCAACCGGGTCGACTCGGCGCACCTCGCGGTCAACCGGGCCGGCGCCGACCGGGCCAAGGGCAGCGTGGCGGCCTCCGACGCGTTCTTCCCGTTCCCCGACGGCCTCGAGGTGCTGATCGCCGCGGGTGTCAAGGCGGTGGTGCAACCGGGTGGCTCGATCCGCGACAACCAGGTCATCGAGGCCGCCGAGAAGGCGGGGATGACCGTCTATCTGACCGGGACCCGGCACTTCTACCACTGA
- a CDS encoding pentapeptide repeat-containing protein produces the protein MTKVVNETFSGEDWALAEVERADYEDCAFHDVDWSEARLTGCTFTNCRFGNVRFNASELVRCAITQSLLQRCSFFDATLTDCKFTGTTFVDTGLRPLTIDGGDWGFVTLRKANLTAAKLGGLRLREADLEGADLTRADLRGADLSNARLTSAILKGTDLRGADLDGVVLRGLDITGAKMDLAQAASFARAYGAVIS, from the coding sequence ATGACGAAGGTCGTCAACGAGACGTTCTCCGGCGAGGACTGGGCCCTCGCCGAGGTGGAACGCGCGGACTACGAGGACTGCGCGTTCCACGACGTCGACTGGTCCGAGGCCCGGCTGACCGGCTGCACGTTCACCAACTGCCGGTTCGGCAACGTGCGCTTCAACGCCTCGGAACTGGTCCGGTGCGCGATCACCCAGTCGCTGCTGCAACGGTGCTCCTTCTTCGATGCGACGCTGACTGACTGCAAATTCACCGGGACGACCTTCGTCGACACCGGTCTGCGGCCGTTGACCATCGACGGCGGTGACTGGGGTTTCGTCACGCTGCGCAAGGCCAACCTGACGGCGGCCAAGCTGGGCGGTCTGCGGCTGCGCGAAGCCGACCTGGAGGGCGCCGACCTGACCCGGGCCGACCTGCGTGGCGCGGACCTGTCCAACGCCCGGCTGACCAGCGCCATCCTCAAGGGCACCGACCTGCGCGGCGCCGACCTCGACGGGGTCGTGCTGCGCGGCCTCGACATCACCGGTGCCAAGATGGACCTCGCGCAGGCCGCGTCCTTCGCCCGGGCGTACGGCGCGGTGATCAGCTGA
- a CDS encoding MBL fold metallo-hydrolase, translating into MSDSVRTIGPVTVIALDDAEGPHFDRREDDFPAATPQDWAAADALDPGALTLDGRWWLRFRSFAIRVGDGPVTLVDAGIGPAGSLAADWAPVPGRLPAALAEAGIAPVDVEQIVLTHLHTDHIGWAVPADSPFVNARVVVQRADVEAYTAARDTARQDEVLLTPLRDQGRLHVVDGDVRLSPEVWILSTPGHTPGHQSVLVESGDHSLLVTGDLLVHAVQLVRPGLAYAHDMDPETARSSRTQALADAAARGSILAVSHLWTIWAEP; encoded by the coding sequence ATGAGTGATTCCGTTCGCACGATCGGACCCGTGACCGTCATCGCCCTCGACGACGCCGAGGGTCCGCACTTCGACCGGCGCGAGGACGACTTCCCGGCGGCGACCCCGCAGGACTGGGCCGCCGCCGACGCGCTGGACCCCGGGGCACTGACCCTCGACGGCCGGTGGTGGCTGCGCTTCCGCAGCTTCGCGATCCGGGTGGGCGACGGTCCGGTGACCCTGGTCGACGCCGGGATCGGGCCGGCCGGTTCGCTCGCCGCGGACTGGGCGCCGGTGCCGGGGCGACTGCCCGCAGCGCTTGCGGAGGCCGGCATCGCGCCGGTTGACGTCGAGCAGATCGTCCTGACCCACCTGCACACCGATCACATCGGGTGGGCGGTGCCGGCCGACTCACCGTTCGTCAACGCGCGGGTGGTGGTGCAACGGGCGGATGTCGAGGCCTACACGGCTGCCCGGGACACCGCCCGCCAGGACGAGGTGCTGCTGACCCCGTTGCGTGACCAGGGGCGGCTCCACGTGGTCGACGGCGATGTGCGGCTCTCGCCCGAGGTGTGGATCCTCTCGACGCCGGGGCACACGCCGGGGCATCAGTCGGTGCTGGTGGAGTCGGGGGACCACTCGTTGCTCGTGACCGGCGACCTGCTGGTTCATGCGGTGCAGCTGGTGCGGCCCGGGCTCGCGTACGCGCACGACATGGATCCTGAGACGGCGCGCAGCTCGCGCACCCAGGCCTTGGCAGACGCGGCGGCGCGGGGTTCGATTCTCGCCGTCTCGCACCTCTGGACGATCTGGGCCGAGCCGTGA
- a CDS encoding NADP-dependent isocitrate dehydrogenase, giving the protein MAKIKVNNPVVELDGDEMTRIIWKQIREQLILPYLDVNLEYYDLSIQYRDETDDQVTIDAANAIKRHGVGVKCATITPDEARVEEFGLKKMWRSPNGTIRNILGGVVFREPIIMSNVPRLVPGWTKPIIIGRHAHGDQYKATDFVAPSAGKLTVTFTPEDGSAPMEFHVADYPAGGVAMAMYNFDESIRDFARASFRYGLARNYPVYLSTKNTILKAYDGRFKDLFAEIFETEFAEDFKAAGLTYEHRLIDDMVAAALKWEGGYVWACKNYDGDVQSDTVAQGFGSLGLMTSVLMTPDGKTVEAEAAHGTVTRHYRQWQKGEKTSTNPIASIFAWTGGLKHRGVLDETPAVTEFAETLEKVCIETVEGGQMTKDLALLIGRDAPWLTTEEFMNALDENLARKLG; this is encoded by the coding sequence ATGGCGAAAATCAAGGTCAACAACCCGGTCGTGGAGCTCGACGGCGACGAGATGACCCGGATCATCTGGAAGCAGATCCGTGAGCAGCTGATCCTGCCCTACCTCGACGTCAACCTCGAGTACTACGACCTGTCGATCCAGTACCGCGACGAGACCGACGACCAGGTGACGATCGACGCGGCCAACGCCATCAAGCGGCACGGCGTCGGCGTCAAGTGCGCGACGATCACCCCGGACGAGGCCCGCGTCGAGGAGTTCGGCCTCAAGAAGATGTGGCGCTCGCCGAACGGCACGATCCGCAACATTCTCGGCGGCGTCGTGTTCCGTGAGCCGATCATCATGTCGAACGTCCCGCGGCTGGTGCCGGGCTGGACCAAGCCGATCATCATCGGCCGGCACGCCCATGGCGACCAGTACAAGGCCACCGACTTCGTCGCGCCCAGCGCCGGCAAGCTGACCGTGACCTTCACGCCCGAGGACGGCTCGGCGCCGATGGAGTTCCACGTCGCCGACTACCCGGCCGGCGGTGTTGCCATGGCGATGTACAACTTCGACGAGTCGATCCGCGACTTCGCCCGCGCTTCCTTCCGGTACGGCCTGGCGCGCAACTACCCGGTCTACCTGTCGACGAAGAACACGATTCTCAAGGCGTACGACGGCCGGTTCAAGGACCTGTTCGCCGAGATCTTCGAGACCGAGTTCGCCGAGGACTTCAAGGCGGCCGGGCTGACCTACGAGCACCGGCTGATCGACGACATGGTCGCCGCGGCGCTCAAGTGGGAGGGCGGCTACGTCTGGGCGTGCAAGAACTACGACGGTGACGTGCAGTCCGACACGGTCGCGCAGGGCTTCGGCTCGCTCGGCCTGATGACCTCGGTGCTGATGACCCCGGACGGCAAGACGGTCGAGGCCGAGGCGGCCCACGGCACGGTCACCCGGCACTACCGCCAGTGGCAGAAGGGCGAGAAGACGTCGACCAACCCGATCGCGTCGATCTTCGCCTGGACCGGCGGCCTCAAGCACCGCGGTGTGCTCGACGAGACCCCGGCCGTGACCGAGTTCGCCGAGACGCTGGAGAAGGTCTGCATCGAGACCGTCGAGGGCGGCCAGATGACCAAGGACCTGGCGTTGCTGATCGGCCGGGACGCCCCGTGGCTGACCACCGAGGAGTTCATGAACGCGCTCGACGAGAACCTGGCCCGCAAGCTCGGCTGA